From the genome of Pectobacterium atrosepticum:
TAAGCAGCCGGAAGAGCCCTGGTTCCAGACCGAATGGAAATTCGCTGATAAGGCAGGAAAAGATCTCGGTTTTGATGTGATAAAAATTGCGGTTCCTGACGGGGAAAAAACCCTGAACGCAATTGATAGCCTAGCGGCCAGCGGGGCGAAAGGTTTTGTTATTTGTACCCCAGACCCGAAATTGGGGCCGGCCATTATTGCAAAAGCACGTAGCTATAACCTGAAAGTGATCGCGGTTGATGACCAGTTCGTGAACGCCAAAGGTCAGCCAATGGACACGGTGCCGTTGGTGATGATGGCGGCCACCAAAATTGGTGAGCGTCAGGGTCAGGAACTGTATAAAGAGATGAACAAACGCGGCTGGAAAGTAGACGAAACCGGCGTGATGGCGATTACCGCTGATGAGCTGGACACCGCGCGCCGTCGTACTGCTGGTTCCATGGATGCGCTGAAGGCTGCTGGATTCCCAGAAAAACAGATCTATCGGGTTCCGACCAAATCCAACGATATCCCCGGTGCGTTTGACGCCGCTAACTCCATGCTGGTTCAGCATCCTGGCGTGAAAAACTGGCTGATTATCGGTATGAACGACAACACCGTACTGGGTGGCGTTCGTGCGACAGAAGGACAGGGCTTTAAAGCGGCAAACGTCATTGGTATC
Proteins encoded in this window:
- a CDS encoding arabinose ABC transporter substrate-binding protein, with the protein product MHKFTKALAAIGLAAVMSQSAMAENIKLGFLVKQPEEPWFQTEWKFADKAGKDLGFDVIKIAVPDGEKTLNAIDSLAASGAKGFVICTPDPKLGPAIIAKARSYNLKVIAVDDQFVNAKGQPMDTVPLVMMAATKIGERQGQELYKEMNKRGWKVDETGVMAITADELDTARRRTAGSMDALKAAGFPEKQIYRVPTKSNDIPGAFDAANSMLVQHPGVKNWLIIGMNDNTVLGGVRATEGQGFKAANVIGIGINGVDAVSELSKGQATGFFGSLLPSPDIHGYKSIQMLNDWVTKGVEPEKFTEVTDVVLITRDNFKVELEKKGLM